GAAAACATAAAGGAAAAATACGAAGATCTTGAGAAAAAAAGTGAAACTGGGGAAGAAAAGGAAGAATTAATTGATAAATATTTAAAAATTGCAGTAAAAGAAAGCTTGCTTTACTCAAAATATGGATTTTCATTTTTGGATACAGTTCAGGAAGCTACACTTGGGATTATGTCAGGCTTGAATTATTATAATAAAATTATGGAAATTACAAAAGAGCCTGAATTTTTTGTAAAAAATTTTGCTGTAAAGTATATTTTAGAATTTCAGAAAAATCTTTTAAAGGATATTAAATCGTCTGAATTATCGTATATATTATATTTAAAAGTAAAAGTTGATAGAAGTATGGGATTTTCAATGGATGAAATTAGTAAGCAAATGAATGTTTCAACAGAATATATTGAACAGCTTGAAAAATTGTTTGACGAAGTAGAGCCTGAAGAGTTAATCGGAAATACACAAATATTGGAGAAAGCCGATAAAATTACACAAATGTATATCTTAGAAAATATTCCAAAAAAATTGAATTATCTAGATGAACAGATTTTGGTAATGACTTATGGACTAGATGATAAAGTGTATACAGAAAAGGAAATTGCAAAATCACTAAATATAGCAAGTCACAATGTGAAGATTTTAAAGGAAAAGGCTCTTAATAAATTGTCAATTGATTTAATGAGAAATGATTTTGTGGAAAATAGTGAAGCAACGGATTATACAATAAATTAATTAAATTACGAAAGGGAAAAATAATTATGAAACTTTGGGAAATAATGGGAGAACTACATACAATTTTTAGTCCAAGAATTGCAGAAGACTGGGACAATGTGGGGCTTTTGATAGGAGATAACACAAGAGAAGTAAACAAAGTATTGTTTTGTCTAGATGTTACTGAAAAAGTTGTACAAAAGGCGATAGATAAAAATATAGATTTGATAATTTCACATCATCCAGTAATTTTTTCTGGCTTGAAACGAATTACAAATGAAACTTCACATGGAAGAAAACTTTTAAAATTGATGGAAAATAGAATAGCAGTTTACTCAATTCATACAAATGCCGACTTTGCTATTAATGGTTTGAATGACTTTATAATGGACAAATTAAATTTAGATGGAGAAAAAATAATTTATAACGAGCAAAAATTTGATGATTATAACCCAATAAAACGTAAAATGGAGCATGTACATGGTGGGCTTGCCAGAATAAAAGTATTGAACAAAACAATGAAACTGGGAGATCTGCTTGAAAGAATAAAGGATTCGCTTGGAATAAGCTATGTAAGATATGTTGGAGATAAAAATGCTTATGTACGTAAAATTGGACTTGTTACAGGTGGTGGAAGCTCATTTTTACATGATATTGCAGATAAAATTGATGTTTTCTTGACTGGAGATTTGAGATATCATGAAGCTTTGGATGCTCTGGAAGATGGAAAGATTCTCGTAGATGTAGGACATTTTGAAAGTGAATATTTGTTTGTGGATATGATGGAAAAAGAAATGTCAAAATTTTTTGATGGAGAAATGATAAGGTATTTTGAAGAGGAAGTATTTAAATTAGGATAGAAAAATATTAAAAATAATCTAATAAAAATTAAAAATATTGATAAAAATACTAAAAAAATTTTGAATATTCAGTACAAAATGTTATAATATCCCTATAATTTCAAAAATTTGACTATCAAATGACTTGTTATAATTTTTGGAAAGACTAAGAGAAAAGGAAGGTATTTTTATGACAGCTACTCACTCAAGCTGGTATCACAAGTTTAAAGCCTTTGGACCTGGTATCCTTATGGCTTCAGCAGCTATTGGAGGTTCCCATATCGTAGCATCTACGCAGGCAGGTGCATTATATGGATGGCAACTGGCAATTATAGTTATTTTAGTCAATATTTTCAAATATCCATTTTTCCGTTTTGGGACACAATACACGCTGGAACGTAAACATTCGTTAATAGAAGGATATGAAGAAAAGGGGAAAATTTATCTTTGGGTATTCTTTATTATGAATATATTTTCTGCAGTTATTAACGTGGCGGCAATTGGTATTTTGACAGCGGCAATTTTAGCAAATATTTTAAAATTGACATTTTTAAGCAGTCTTACTCCTGCGGCGATGGCTTCAATGATTAACCTGCTTACTACAATTGTTCTTGTAGGTTCACTTGCAATGCTGGTATTTGGAGGTTATAAACTGTTGGACAGTTCTTCAAAATTTATTGTTATTTCATTGACAGTTGCAACAATTATCGCAGTTGTTATTGCGTTATTCAAGCAACATCCGATGGCACCTGATTTTGTTATCCAATCGCCTTGGAAATTGACAGCATTGCCATTTATTGTATCATTAATGGGATGGATGCCTGCTCCAATTGAAATTTCCGCAATTAATTCGATGTGGACTGTTGAAAAACAGCAAAATATGAAAGTTCCCCACAAACTTGCAATGTTGGATTTTAATGTAGGTTACTGGGTTACAACAATTCTAGCCTTCGTATTTTTGGCACTTGGAGCATTGATTCAATATGGAACGGGAACAGCGATTAAAGGAGCAAGTGCAGCTTATATCGCCCAGTTTATTCAAATGTATTCAAGCGTTATCGGAAGCTGGTCAGGACTTCTTATTGCATTTATCGCATTTATGTGTATTTTTGGTACAACAATTACAGTTGTAGATGGTTATTCACGTGCTAATGCTGAATGTCTTAGATTAATTATGAAACAGAAAGAAGTTAAAACCTCGCATTTTAATATATGGATGATAGTAACAGTAGCTGTGGCAATGGTTATCGTATTCTTTTTTGCTGGAAATGTCGCCGCAATGATGAATTTTGCCATGATATTCTCATTTGTTTCAGCTCCAGTATATTCGTATCTTAATTTTTCACTTGTTAAAGACAATAACAAGCTGCCTGTTTGGCTGTGGTTCTTATCAGTGGCAGGAATTATATATTTAGCAGGGTTTACAATATTTTTCCTTGTTTATTTGTCTGGAATTTTGAAATAATATCGTTATTTTATAGAGGAAACCATCCTATAGTATGATTTGTCAATTGTATTAGAGGGAGTTTTCTCTTTTTTGTATTTTGAATCTATTGAAATTATTTGTTTTTAAATTTATTAGTCTTGTAACATTTCTTCAAAAATTTCTTTTAAGTCAATGCTTTCAATAATTGATTTAAAAATTAATTTTTTTAGTTCTTCTGAAAAAATGACTTTTATATCTTCTTTTTTGCATTCTTCAATTAATTTTGGATTTTCCTCTTTTTTAGCTGGAGTTATAACCAAAATTTTATCAATTAGTTTACCCTCTTCCTCTTCCCGTCCATATTTTTCGGCTTTTTTTACTTGATCTATAATTGTATTAATGTTTTCATCAGAAATCTTACCTTTGTAATTTTTTACTTGTATAGCTATGTTGTAACTTTCTGAAATTGAGATTCCAGGTACATTTACCAAAACATCCGTTCCATGTTCTTCTTCTTTACTACCACCCGTTTTTTTAATCTTATATCCAGGATAGATTTTTTCTAAAATATCTTTTAATACCTCTTCCCACTGAGAAGCTACAAATTTTTGATTATATTCATCAACAATTTTGTCACAACATTCTTTTAAATTAAAATAAGATTTTACTTGCTCTGATACAATATTTTTTATATTTTCAATAACACTTATTGATTCCCTATTTCCTTCTAAATTTTTTATAATTTTTTCAATATCCTCTGAAAAACGGCTAATATTCCAAAATCTATTTCTTGCTTTTAACGTACTTTGTATATTTCCAGAAACATCTTTTCCGTGTCTATTAAAACATCCTCTGTACTTTGCAGGAAAAATATGTCCAAAATCCTTCTTTTCATCATCAATTTCAAATCTATATCCTTTTTCTTTATCTTTAACATTCCAATCTTCAGTTGCTTCAGCTATAGCAACACTACCCCAATCTGGTAATCTGGGTATTAATAAAATATCTCCTTTTTTTACATTATCATACATACTTAAATTTTTTCTAGCACCATTATCCGTTGTATCAGGCAATTTTTGGTTTTCAGCATATCCCCAACCTTGTCGTAAACGTCCTTGTTCTAATTCCTTAAAAAAGAAATCCTGATTTTTTACATCAATTCTGTACCCCCAGTAATTCTTTTCTCTTTCTTGTGTCTTTTCCATTCTAAATCCCTTCTTTCTATAATATTAATCAATTTATTTAACTGAATCTTCCACAATGTAAGCAATGATATTTATGAAATTTTCATTTTCTGGATATATTTGCAGTGCCCAAAGAAATGCCCGCTCATTAAGAATATTAGTCATTATTTTAGCGATATCTTTTATCTGAGTCAATTCGATATTTTTTCCTGCTGTTATATTTAAAAATATTTTATAAGTTTTATTTTTATCAAAAGTTTCCAGCTTTAGTTTTAGGTTTTGTAGGAAATCATCAAAAGTTTCTAAATTTCCTTTTTCAAAAATTACGAAAGATTTTGAGGTTTTTTGAAATACCGTTTTTAAGTCAGCTAAATCAAGAGTAACCATTCCTTTTGCTGTTAAAGTTTTTGTTATTCCATTGATTCCATTTTTTAAATCTTCGGAAGATTTGCATTTTATGATAAAGTTTATTTTTGAATCAAATAGGTCGGTATAGCCATTTCCAATATCGTAAATTCCAGTAAAAATATCGTTTTTTTCAGTGTTTCTAATTATTTCTAAGGCAAAATTTTTATCATTTTCAAAATATGTATTTAAAATTATCAAAATTACATCTGTATCTTGAAAATTTATTTTTAAATCTTTGTAGTCATTTTTAATTGTAATAATGCTTATATTTTCATGTGTAATTATTTCTTTCTCGATAGTATTTAATGCTGTTTCCCCTAAACTTATTATTTTTATTTTTGGTATTTTTTCCATAGATTTTCTCCTTTTTATAGAAATTTATTTTAAAATTTTGTATTCAATAACATAATCTCCCTGACTTCGTAGCCACATTTCCGCTCCAAAACTTCCATAAACTTCGATTTTTACAGTATAAACTGTAGTTTCTCGATTATTTTCTTTAACTATTTTTTTATCCAGTATTTCTGCAGTTGGAAATTTATCAAGCACATACTCGATATAGCCTCTATATTTAAATTCTATTCTTGTAAGAGACCCTGAGTGCATAAAATGTATATATTTTCTAAATTTACCATCTTTAAATTTTTCAGAATAATTCAAAATCTTAAATTTCTTGCCAGTATTTTCGATTTCAGTAATTCTATCAATCCTTAAAATTGCAGGGTATTCTTCTTTATTTTCGATGTATGCGATTAAGTAAAAGTAGTATTCAGAAAACATTACGGACAAAGGCTTTATATTGTAATTTTTACCTTGTTTATCTTTTGTAGTGTAATTTATATGTATTAATTCCTGTTTTTTTATATGCTGTGCTAAATTCCAGATAACTGTGAGCAGATTTTGTCCGTGCTGCAAAGGGATATAATTCGATTTTTCGCTATTGATAAGACCTTTTATTGTTTCTCTGTCATTTCCTGACGAGTGATTAATTAACTTATTTATTAATGTTTGAGTTTCATTTTTGTTAAATGCCCTACTTTCAAGTATAATTTTACTTATTGCTAAAAGCTCTTCATTAGTAAAAGAATTTTGACTATTTTCTTCAAGATAATACCCTTTTTTAGATTTGGAATACTTTATTTCTGCTCCATTTTCTTCCAAAAAATAGGCTCTCAAAGTTTCTATATCTCTTTGTATAGTCTTTATATCAACGTTAAATTCATTAGCTAAATCAGTTCCATTTAACATTTCCTTCTGATACAACCTTTTTATTATTTTTAGTATTCTAATTGATTTTTCTTCAGAATTTTGATTTTTTCCCGCCATAATCAAGCCTTTCGTACATTTTTTTTACTCCATGCTTTAATTATAACTTTATTTAGTATTTTGTCAAATAATTAAAATTTTCTTTTCTAATCTTTTACCAAAACCGAATACCACCTTTTCGCCTTTCATCTTTAATATATTTATCGTATTCATCTTTTATATCTAAACTACCTCTCGTTTCATTAAATTTTTCTATTTTTTCTGTTATTTCATCCAATATTTCCTTTATTTTACTCACCGAAGCATCTTTATCTACTTTTAAATAAAATAATGGAACTTCTTTCTCTTTTAAGTCAACTTCTTCCAAATAAATTTTTTGAAAATCTGGAAATATATTTTTTAATTCACATTGAATTGATTCAAACATATCTTCTTGCAATTCATCAAGATGAAACCAATTTAACACAAACAGTATATCAAATTCTCTATTTCTATTTTTTTTATATACACATTCTACAAAAAATTCATCTTTTATCCACTTTATATAGTAATC
This is a stretch of genomic DNA from Leptotrichia hofstadii. It encodes these proteins:
- a CDS encoding helix-turn-helix transcriptional regulator — protein: MAGKNQNSEEKSIRILKIIKRLYQKEMLNGTDLANEFNVDIKTIQRDIETLRAYFLEENGAEIKYSKSKKGYYLEENSQNSFTNEELLAISKIILESRAFNKNETQTLINKLINHSSGNDRETIKGLINSEKSNYIPLQHGQNLLTVIWNLAQHIKKQELIHINYTTKDKQGKNYNIKPLSVMFSEYYFYLIAYIENKEEYPAILRIDRITEIENTGKKFKILNYSEKFKDGKFRKYIHFMHSGSLTRIEFKYRGYIEYVLDKFPTAEILDKKIVKENNRETTVYTVKIEVYGSFGAEMWLRSQGDYVIEYKILK
- a CDS encoding FtsZ/tubulin family protein; amino-acid sequence: MEKIPKIKIISLGETALNTIEKEIITHENISIITIKNDYKDLKINFQDTDVILIILNTYFENDKNFALEIIRNTEKNDIFTGIYDIGNGYTDLFDSKINFIIKCKSSEDLKNGINGITKTLTAKGMVTLDLADLKTVFQKTSKSFVIFEKGNLETFDDFLQNLKLKLETFDKNKTYKIFLNITAGKNIELTQIKDIAKIMTNILNERAFLWALQIYPENENFINIIAYIVEDSVK
- a CDS encoding NRAMP family divalent metal transporter translates to MTATHSSWYHKFKAFGPGILMASAAIGGSHIVASTQAGALYGWQLAIIVILVNIFKYPFFRFGTQYTLERKHSLIEGYEEKGKIYLWVFFIMNIFSAVINVAAIGILTAAILANILKLTFLSSLTPAAMASMINLLTTIVLVGSLAMLVFGGYKLLDSSSKFIVISLTVATIIAVVIALFKQHPMAPDFVIQSPWKLTALPFIVSLMGWMPAPIEISAINSMWTVEKQQNMKVPHKLAMLDFNVGYWVTTILAFVFLALGALIQYGTGTAIKGASAAYIAQFIQMYSSVIGSWSGLLIAFIAFMCIFGTTITVVDGYSRANAECLRLIMKQKEVKTSHFNIWMIVTVAVAMVIVFFFAGNVAAMMNFAMIFSFVSAPVYSYLNFSLVKDNNKLPVWLWFLSVAGIIYLAGFTIFFLVYLSGILK
- a CDS encoding Nif3-like dinuclear metal center hexameric protein codes for the protein MKLWEIMGELHTIFSPRIAEDWDNVGLLIGDNTREVNKVLFCLDVTEKVVQKAIDKNIDLIISHHPVIFSGLKRITNETSHGRKLLKLMENRIAVYSIHTNADFAINGLNDFIMDKLNLDGEKIIYNEQKFDDYNPIKRKMEHVHGGLARIKVLNKTMKLGDLLERIKDSLGISYVRYVGDKNAYVRKIGLVTGGGSSFLHDIADKIDVFLTGDLRYHEALDALEDGKILVDVGHFESEYLFVDMMEKEMSKFFDGEMIRYFEEEVFKLG
- a CDS encoding PDDEXK family nuclease, with product MEKTQEREKNYWGYRIDVKNQDFFFKELEQGRLRQGWGYAENQKLPDTTDNGARKNLSMYDNVKKGDILLIPRLPDWGSVAIAEATEDWNVKDKEKGYRFEIDDEKKDFGHIFPAKYRGCFNRHGKDVSGNIQSTLKARNRFWNISRFSEDIEKIIKNLEGNRESISVIENIKNIVSEQVKSYFNLKECCDKIVDEYNQKFVASQWEEVLKDILEKIYPGYKIKKTGGSKEEEHGTDVLVNVPGISISESYNIAIQVKNYKGKISDENINTIIDQVKKAEKYGREEEEGKLIDKILVITPAKKEENPKLIEECKKEDIKVIFSEELKKLIFKSIIESIDLKEIFEEMLQD
- a CDS encoding RNA polymerase subunit sigma, whose protein sequence is MLKDIFEDIRKKGSFSFEKIIENYTMNDDDFFEFLKFIHLENIPEVRTSTDGSDFIVLEDENIFIEEKDTIKLYLENIKEKYEDLEKKSETGEEKEELIDKYLKIAVKESLLYSKYGFSFLDTVQEATLGIMSGLNYYNKIMEITKEPEFFVKNFAVKYILEFQKNLLKDIKSSELSYILYLKVKVDRSMGFSMDEISKQMNVSTEYIEQLEKLFDEVEPEELIGNTQILEKADKITQMYILENIPKKLNYLDEQILVMTYGLDDKVYTEKEIAKSLNIASHNVKILKEKALNKLSIDLMRNDFVENSEATDYTIN